One Castanea sativa cultivar Marrone di Chiusa Pesio chromosome 4, ASM4071231v1 DNA window includes the following coding sequences:
- the LOC142632026 gene encoding auxin response factor 2A, whose protein sequence is MSSSEVTGKGNPATAGYNDHHHHHHHLNNNNNNNNSDSRNSSEGQKGHSTFSGTSKDAETALYRELWHACAGPLVTVPRENERVFYFPQGHIEQVEASTNQVADKQMPLYDLPAKILCRVINVQLKAEPDTDEVFAQVTLIPEANQDENAVEKESPPPQPPRFHVHSFCKTLTASDTSTHGGFSVLRRHADECLPPLDMSRQPPTQELVAKDLHANEWRFRHIFRGQPRRHLLQSGWSVFVSSKRLVAGDAFIFLRGENGELRVGVRRAMRQQGNVPSSVISSHSMHLGVLATAWHAISTKTMFTVYYKPRTSPAEFIVPYDQYMESLKNNYSIGMRFKMRFEGEEAPEQRFTGTIVGLEDADHERWQKSRWRCLKVRWDETSTIPRPERVSPWKIEPALAPPALNPLPMSRPKRPRATMVPSSPDSSVLTREGSSKVTLDHSPVSGFSRVLQGQEFSTLRGNFAESNESDTAEKPVVWPHSLDDEKNDAGSASKRYGSESWMASGRHEPTCTDLLSGFGANADSSNGICASFVDQPGVAVNLRRKPPVNLEGKFNLLPNPWSVMSSSLSLNFSDSNLKGPAQGGDGVYQAQGNPRYGGPADYPMLHCHRVEHSQGNWMMPPPSQCFENPVHSRDSLKKPMPVQQCEAVKPKDGNCKLFGIPLISNLVTTEPVVAPRNLMNEPTGHVLNTSHQAHTLDNDQKSEQWGSKLADHPLPVNEKEKPVQTCQQNLRDVQGKSLGSSTRSCTKVHKQGIALGRSVDLTKFNNYEELIAELDQLFEFGGELMAPQRNWMIVYTDDEGDMMLVGDDPWQEFCGMVRKIFIYTREEVQKMNPGTLNSKGGEFQSAAEGGDVKEAKSQTLPPASTAEKC, encoded by the exons ATGTCTTCGTCGGAGGTGACCGGAAAAGGAAATCCGGCGACCGCCGGCTACAAcgaccaccaccaccaccaccaccacctcaacaacaacaacaacaacaacaacagtgATAGTAGAAACAGTAGTGAAGGGCAAAAAGGTCATTCTACATTTTCCGGCACCAGCAAAG ACGCAGAAACCGCGCTTTACAGAGAGCTATGGCACGCTTGTGCTGGACCTCTCGTCACTGTTCCTCGCGAAAACGAGCGCGTCTTCTATTTCCCTCAGGGACACATCGAACAG GTTGAGGCGTCTACTAATCAAGTAGCGGACAAGCAGATGCCTTTATATGATCTTCCTGCTAAGATCCTTTGCAGGGTTATCAATGTACAATTGAAG GCTGAACCTGATACGGATGAGGTATTTGCACAAGTGACTCTAATTCCCGAGGCAAAC CAAGATGAGAATGCGGTAGAGAAGGAATCTCCGCCACCTCAACCGCCACGATTTCATGTACACTCGTTTTGTAAGACACTGACGGCTTCGGATACGAGCACTCACGGTGGTTTTTCAGTGTTGAGACGGCATGCAGATGAATGTCTCCCACCACTG GACATGTCAAGGCAGCCTCCAACTCAGGAGTTGGTCGCCAAGGACTTGCACGCAAATGAGTGGCGGTTCAGGCATATCTTTAGGG GTCAACCGCGAAGGCACTTGCTTCAAAGTGGTTGGAGTGTTTTTGTTAGCTCAAAAAGGCTTGTTGCTGGGGATGCATTTATATTCCTAAG GGGTGAGAATGGGGAGCTTCGTGTGGGTGTCAGACGTGCTATGAGACAGCAGGGTAATGTTCCATCATCGGTCATATCCAGTCACAGCATGCATCTTGGTGTACTTGCCACTGCATGGCATGCCATCTCGACTAAAACTATGTTCACTGTTTACTACAAGCCTAG GACAAGCCCTGCTGAATTTATTGTTCCTTACGATCAGTATATGGAGTCTCTCAAGAATAACTACTCTATAGGGATGAGGTTCAAAATGAGATTTGAAGGTGAAGAAGCTCCTGAACAAAG GTTTACTGGCACTATAGTTGGACTTGAAGATGCGGACCACGAAAGGTGGCAAAAATCCAGATGGAGATGCCTCAAG gTGAGATGGGATGAAACGAGTACTATACCTCGTCCAGAGAGAGTTTCACCTTGGAAAATAGAGCCTGCTCTAGCTCCTCCAGCACTGAATCCCCTTCCAATGTCCAGGCCAAAAAGGCCCCGAGCAACCATGGTGCCATCATCTCCTGACTCCTCTGTTCTTACCAGGGAAG GTTCATCAAAAGTGACTCTAGACCATTCACCAGTAAGTGGGTTTTCTAGGGTCTTGCAAGGTCAAGAGTTCTCGACCTTGAGAGGCAATTTTGCAGAGAGCAATGAGTCTGACACAGCTGAAAAGCCTGTTGTGTGGCCACATTCACTAGATGATGAAAAGAATGATGCGGGTTCTGCATCAAAAAGATATGGTTCAGAGAGCTGGATGGCCTCAGGGAGGCATGAACCAACTTGCACAGATTTATTGTCAGGATTTGGGGCTAACGCTGATTCCTCCAATGGGATTTGTGCATCCTTTGTTGACCAACCTGGAGTGGCTGTTAATCTTCGAAGAAAACCACCAGTGAATCTGGAAGGCAAGTTTAACTTGCTTCCTAATCCGTGGTCCGTAATGTCATCCAGTCTCTCACTTAACTTTTCGGACTCTAATCTGAAAGGTCCTGCGCAAGGTGGTGATGGAGTTTATCAAGCACAAGGCAATCCTAGATATGGTGGCCCTGCTGACTATCCTATGCTTCATTGTCATAGAGTTGAGCACTCACAAGGAAACTGGATGATGCCTCCCCCATCCCAATGTTTTGAGAATCCTGTTCATTCAAGAGACTCATTAAAAAAACCCATGCCGGTACAACAATGTGAGGCTGTGAAACCTAAGGATGGGAACTGCAAGCTCTTTGGCATACCCCTTATCAGTAATCTTGTTACTACAGAGCCAGTAGTGGCACCTAGGAACTTGATGAATGAACCAACGGGTCATGTGCTTAATACTTCACACCAGGCTCATACTCTTGACAATGATCAAAAGTCAGAACAATGGGGCTCTAAATTAGCTGATCATCCACTTCCTGTTAATGAGAAGGAGAAGCCTGTGCAAACTTGTCAGCAAAATTTAAGAGATGTGCAAGGCAAATCACTAGGCAGTTCAACTAGGAGTTGTACTAAG GTTCACAAGCAGGGGATTGCACTTGGTCGATCCGTGGACCTAACTAAGTTTAACAATTATGAGGAACTGATTGCTGAATTGGACCAGTTGTTTGAATTTGGTGGTGAACTAATGGCTCCCCAAAGGAATTGGATGATTGTATATACCGACGACGAGGGTGATATGATGCTCGTTGGGGATGATCCCTGGCA GGAATTTTGTGGTATGGTTCGCAAAATTTTCATCTATACCCGAGAGGAGGTACAGAAAATGAACCCAGGGACCCTAAATTCTAAAGGCGGGGAGTTTCAATCTGCTGCTGAAGGTGGGGATGTGAAAGAAGCGAAATCTCAGACGCTTCCTCCAGCATCTACTGCTGAGAAATGTTAA
- the LOC142632027 gene encoding transcription factor ICE1-like, with protein sequence MLSRANGNVWMDDTEDPDSASWAKTNNNSSSNKEEMGSLSSFKSMLEIEDEWYNINLANNSLQSHTDMGGLTFSSSLPDPESLLLNPVDSSSSCSPSSSVFTNFDPSQVHYFLHPKPTLSSLINTLPSNPGFDFGCEVGFLEPQATNTLANRGVGGLSNFTDLGSNSQINSPNLCSEPQFQTNRLLNFPETGSSSGFAGFKGFEENSGNALFLNRAKLLRPLESFPSVGAQPTLFQKRAALRKNLEESGANLEISKAVEVDKGKREMGEENERKRKLSVGDDIDDVSFDGSGLNYDSDDFLENEKAEMNVKNGGNSSNGNSTVTVGEQKGKKKGLPAKNLMAERRRRKKLNDRLYMLRSVVPKISKMDRASILGDAIDYLKELLQRINDLHIELESTPPGTALTPTTSFHPLTPTPATLPSHIKEELCPSSLPSPNGQAARVEVRLREGRAVNIHMFCGRRPGLLLSTMRAMDNLGLDIQQAVISCFNGFAMDIFRAEQCKEGQDVHPDQIKAVLLDSAGFHNMM encoded by the exons ATGCTATCCAGAGCAAACGGTAACGTTTGGATGGATGATACAGAGGACCCAGACTCTGCTTCTTGGGCCAAAACtaacaacaacagcagcagcaacaagGAAGAGATGGGTTCGCTTTCAAGCTTCAAATCCATGCTGGAAATCGAAGACGAGTGGTATAATATTAATTTGGCTAATAATTCTCTACAAAGCCACACTGATATGGGAGGCTTAACTTTCTCTTCAAGCTTGCCTGACCCAGAAAGCCTATTGCTGAACCCAGTGGACTCGTCCTCTTCCTGTTCACCATCTTCCTCTGTTTTCACGAATTTCGACCCATCTCAGGTGCACTACTTTTTACATCCAAAACCCACTTTGTCTTCACTCATTAACACACTCCCTAGTAACCCCGGGTTCGATTTTGGGTGTGAGGTTGGGTTTCTTGAACCCCAAGCAACTAATACTTTGGCAAACAGGGGAGTTGGGGGTTTGAGCAACTTCACCGATTTAGGCTCGAATTCTCAGATAAACAGTCCCAATTTGTGTTCAGAACCTCAATTCCAAACGAACCGTCTTCTCAATTTTCCTGAAACTGGTTCCAGTTCCGGTTTCGCTGGGTTCAAAGGCTTTGAAGAGAATTCTGGGAATGCTCTGTTTTTGAACAGGGCTAAGCTTCTAAGACCCCTCGAATCTTTCCCTTCAGTAGGAGCTCAGCCTACTCTTTTTCAAAAGAGAGCGGCTTTGAGGAAGAATTTGGAGGAGAGTGGAGCCAATTTGGAAATATCAAAGGCGGTTGAAGTAGATAAGGGCAAGAGAGAAATGGGGGAAGAGAATGAGAGGAAGAGGAAATTGAGTGTTGGGGATGACATTGATGATGTGAGCTTTGATGGGTCGGGTTTGAATTATGATTCTGATGACTTTTTAGAGAATGAAAAGGCAGAGATGAATGTTAAGAATGGTGGAAATAGCTCCAATGGCAATAGTACTGTAACAGTTGGAGAACAAAAGGGGAAGAAGAAGGGTCTCCCTGCTAAGAATTTGATGGCTGAGAGACGCCGTCGGAAGAAGCTCAATGATAGGCTATACATGCTGAGATCCGTGGTTCCAAAAATTAGCAAA ATGGATAGGGCTTCAATCCTTGGAGATGCAATTGACTACTTGAAGGAACTTCTGCAAAGGATCAATGATCTCCATATCGAATTGGAGTCAACCCCTCCTGGCACTGCATTGACACCCACAACAAGCTTCCACCCTTTGACACCAACTCCAGCTACCCTACCTAGCCATATCAAGGAAGAGCTTTGCCCCAGCTCATTGCCAAGCCCGAATGGCCAAGCTGCAAGG GTTGAAGTTAGGTTACGAGAAGGAAGAGCTGTAAATATCCACATGTTTTGTGGCCGCAGACCTGGTCTCTTGCTCTCCACTATGAGGGCTATGGACAACCTTGGGTTAGACATACAACAAGCTGTCATTAGCTGCTTCAATGGGTTTGCAATGGATATTTTTCGAGCTGAG caATGCAAGGAAGGCCAAGACGTCCATCCCGACCAAATCAAAGCAGTACTCTTGGATTCAGCTGGCTTCCATAACATGATGTAG